From Streptomyces griseorubiginosus, one genomic window encodes:
- a CDS encoding alpha/beta hydrolase: MPTDASLTYADLSLTVSEAGTGRPVLVLHGGGGPATVTGLAQHLSRTAHTITPVHPGWDGTPRPAWLTSVEDLARVYLHTLRERELRDVLVVGSSLGGWIAADMAARDSTGTISGLVLIDAVGVEVDAEPIADIFALDARGVAELSWHDSDRYYLDPADIAGDELARRQANMATMRVLAGDPYMHDPELLPRLGRIQVPTLLLWGESDRVVTPAYGAAYAEAFGDGRLEIVPEAGHLPHIEQPDATYALIEAHLDRTSTRSHPS; encoded by the coding sequence ATGCCTACCGACGCATCCCTCACCTACGCCGATCTGTCCCTCACCGTGTCCGAGGCAGGGACCGGCAGACCCGTCCTCGTCCTGCACGGTGGCGGAGGTCCCGCCACCGTCACCGGTCTCGCCCAGCACCTCTCCCGTACCGCGCACACGATCACGCCCGTGCACCCCGGCTGGGACGGAACCCCCCGCCCCGCATGGCTCACCAGCGTCGAGGACCTCGCCCGCGTCTATCTGCACACCCTGCGCGAGCGCGAGCTGCGTGACGTTCTCGTCGTGGGCTCCTCCCTCGGCGGCTGGATCGCCGCCGACATGGCCGCGCGCGACAGCACGGGAACGATCTCCGGCCTCGTCCTGATCGACGCCGTGGGCGTCGAGGTCGATGCGGAGCCGATCGCCGACATCTTCGCCCTCGACGCCCGCGGCGTCGCGGAGCTCTCCTGGCACGACTCGGACCGCTACTACCTCGACCCGGCCGACATCGCCGGCGACGAACTCGCCCGCAGACAGGCCAACATGGCCACCATGCGTGTCCTGGCCGGCGACCCCTACATGCACGACCCGGAGCTGCTGCCCCGGCTCGGCCGGATCCAGGTGCCCACCCTCCTGCTCTGGGGCGAGAGCGACCGCGTCGTCACCCCCGCCTACGGCGCGGCCTACGCCGAGGCCTTCGGCGACGGCCGACTGGAGATCGTCCCCGAGGCCGGCCACCTCCCGCACATAGAACAACCGGACGCCACCTACGCCCTGATCGAGGCACACCTGGACCGGACGAGCACCAGGTCTCATCCGTCGTGA
- a CDS encoding nuclear transport factor 2 family protein: MNQVKNTVLQATTELFGDKDPSAVDRWVAADYRQHSALAGDGPDALRALVAGLGADFRYEGARVIADGDLVALHGTYHGFGPDPLVGFDIFRVDAAGKLAEHWDALTPLVEDTVSGRSQTDGPGAVTDAVRTDANRALVTEFAEKVLVGADYSVLTDYLSTETYHQHNTEAADGLDGFGAAAAKWAEQGKNLVYKKVHRVIAEGEFVLTQSEGEFGVPVAYYDLFRVADGRIVEHWDVIAPVPAELPHGNGLF, encoded by the coding sequence GAGCTGTTCGGCGACAAGGACCCCTCCGCCGTGGACCGCTGGGTGGCCGCTGACTACAGGCAGCACAGCGCCCTCGCCGGCGACGGACCCGACGCCCTGCGCGCGCTGGTCGCCGGTCTCGGTGCGGACTTCCGCTACGAAGGCGCCCGGGTCATCGCCGACGGCGACCTGGTCGCCCTGCACGGCACGTACCACGGCTTCGGCCCGGACCCGCTCGTCGGGTTCGACATCTTCCGGGTCGACGCCGCCGGCAAGCTGGCCGAGCACTGGGACGCCCTGACCCCACTCGTCGAGGACACCGTCTCCGGCCGGTCCCAGACCGACGGCCCCGGCGCGGTCACGGACGCCGTCAGGACCGATGCCAACCGGGCCCTGGTGACCGAGTTCGCCGAGAAGGTCCTCGTCGGCGCCGACTACTCGGTGCTCACCGACTACCTCTCGACCGAGACCTACCACCAGCACAACACCGAGGCGGCCGACGGCCTCGACGGATTCGGCGCGGCCGCGGCCAAGTGGGCCGAGCAGGGCAAGAACCTCGTCTACAAGAAGGTCCACCGGGTCATCGCCGAGGGCGAGTTCGTCCTGACGCAGTCCGAGGGCGAGTTCGGGGTGCCCGTCGCCTACTACGACCTCTTCCGCGTGGCCGACGGCAGGATCGTCGAGCACTGGGACGTCATCGCGCCCGTACCGGCCGAACTGCCGCACGGCAACGGCCTGTTCTGA
- a CDS encoding DUF6131 family protein codes for MIALGVILLIVGFLTGVSILWTIGIILLVIGAALWIMGSAGHAVAGRRHYW; via the coding sequence ATGATCGCCCTTGGTGTAATCCTTCTGATAGTCGGTTTCCTTACCGGCGTCTCGATCCTGTGGACCATCGGGATCATCCTTCTGGTGATCGGCGCCGCCCTGTGGATCATGGGGTCCGCAGGTCACGCCGTTGCCGGCCGACGACACTATTGGTGA
- a CDS encoding carbohydrate binding domain-containing protein translates to MKRRRTARPARRASRLLTLLAVLAGALLVPAHAALAAGTTYYVNCSAATNGSGTQASPWNTVGSVNSTTFGAGDSILFAAGTTCTGQLTPGGSGTSGSPITLGSYGSGAKPVINANGATGPVIHLLNQQYWEIGGLELVNSASSPAYRSGVLAENSSGGILHHIRVHDMYIHNISGWPGGWYATNAGVGVQTDHTTPVSTWDDVVVENNTFDHVDRIAVAVTPDGDGQGTGLTTGTVIRGNTMTYDGADDILVVKNDGALIDGNKAGYGGAKNTCPPSGQYCNGASAGIWMSGSSNTMVQNNEVYCHVNGADGTGYDVDWGNHNTTFQYNYSHQNLGGFMLVMPPFSIANEPTSTVPSDGTVIRYNISENDGSNAGCPTSGTPTHGTGVFHFVGGVPNQSGSSSAVPLIYNNSIYVNKSGLNTPILYSRSGSSISGALSFKNNAVFNYGTGGYFSTTGSSVYSNNLFYGNHPSSEPADAAKVTADPQFRNPGNTNGSSSYTGTNAYQVHPSSPVIRAGAVISSNGGKDAFGNTVSATAAPNIGAYNGTGGNLLSNAGFETGALSPWTQASGTATSVTSSGARTGTYALTTAASGSGANQALTGLSPNTTYLLTGWAKVANAGETLAIGVKNFGGTETYTNIATTSYTQAAVLFTTGSSSTSATVYCWKNSGGSGAGYCDDLAVEPLTSATNAITNPGFETGALTPWAQSTGTASGVAASNARTGTYALQTAASASGAIQTVSGLTAGNTYLLAAWAKVATAGEEVAVGVKSFGGTETYLRTSTTSYAQQPIFFTTGATTTSAGVYCYKNAGAAAGYCDDYALIKLP, encoded by the coding sequence ATGAAGCGTCGCAGAACGGCGCGTCCGGCCCGCCGGGCATCCCGCCTTCTGACCCTCCTCGCCGTGCTGGCGGGAGCACTCCTGGTCCCGGCCCACGCCGCACTGGCGGCCGGCACCACCTACTACGTGAACTGCTCGGCCGCCACCAACGGCAGCGGCACCCAGGCCAGCCCCTGGAACACCGTCGGCAGCGTCAACAGCACCACCTTCGGCGCCGGCGACAGCATCCTGTTCGCCGCCGGCACCACCTGCACGGGCCAGCTCACCCCGGGCGGCTCCGGCACCTCGGGCAGCCCGATCACCCTGGGCTCCTACGGCAGCGGCGCCAAGCCCGTCATCAACGCGAACGGCGCCACCGGCCCCGTCATCCACCTGCTCAACCAGCAGTACTGGGAGATAGGCGGCCTGGAGCTGGTCAACTCGGCGTCCTCGCCCGCCTACCGCTCCGGCGTGCTCGCCGAGAACAGCTCGGGCGGGATCCTGCACCACATCCGGGTGCACGACATGTACATCCACAACATCAGCGGCTGGCCGGGCGGCTGGTACGCCACCAACGCGGGTGTCGGAGTCCAGACCGACCACACCACTCCCGTCTCCACCTGGGACGACGTGGTGGTCGAGAACAACACCTTCGACCACGTCGACCGCATCGCCGTCGCCGTCACCCCGGACGGGGACGGCCAGGGCACCGGCCTGACCACCGGCACGGTCATCCGCGGCAACACGATGACCTACGACGGCGCGGACGACATCCTCGTCGTCAAGAACGACGGCGCCCTCATCGACGGCAACAAGGCGGGCTACGGCGGCGCGAAGAACACCTGCCCGCCCTCGGGCCAGTACTGCAACGGCGCCTCGGCCGGCATCTGGATGTCCGGCAGCTCCAACACCATGGTCCAGAACAACGAGGTGTACTGCCACGTCAACGGCGCCGACGGCACCGGCTACGACGTGGACTGGGGCAACCACAACACCACGTTCCAGTACAACTACAGCCACCAGAACCTCGGCGGCTTCATGCTGGTCATGCCGCCCTTCAGCATCGCCAACGAGCCCACCTCGACCGTCCCCAGCGACGGCACCGTGATCCGCTACAACATCAGCGAGAACGACGGCTCCAACGCGGGCTGCCCCACCTCGGGCACCCCCACCCACGGCACCGGCGTCTTCCACTTCGTCGGCGGCGTCCCCAACCAGAGCGGCAGCTCGTCCGCGGTCCCGCTGATCTACAACAACAGCATCTACGTCAACAAGAGCGGCCTGAACACCCCGATCCTGTACTCACGGTCGGGCTCCAGCATCTCCGGCGCACTGTCCTTCAAGAACAACGCGGTCTTCAACTACGGCACCGGCGGCTACTTCTCCACCACCGGATCGTCCGTCTACTCCAACAACCTCTTCTACGGCAACCACCCGTCCTCCGAACCCGCCGACGCGGCGAAGGTCACCGCCGACCCGCAGTTCCGCAACCCCGGCAACACCAACGGCTCCTCGTCGTACACCGGCACCAACGCCTACCAGGTGCACCCGTCCTCTCCCGTGATCCGGGCCGGCGCGGTCATCAGCTCCAACGGCGGCAAGGACGCCTTCGGCAACACGGTCTCGGCCACGGCCGCTCCCAACATCGGTGCCTACAACGGCACCGGCGGCAACCTGCTCTCCAACGCGGGCTTCGAGACAGGCGCGTTGAGCCCCTGGACGCAGGCCAGCGGTACGGCCACCTCGGTCACGTCCTCAGGTGCGCGCACCGGCACATACGCACTGACCACCGCGGCGAGCGGCAGCGGCGCCAACCAGGCACTGACCGGCCTGAGCCCCAACACCACCTATCTGCTCACCGGTTGGGCCAAGGTGGCCAACGCGGGGGAGACCCTCGCGATCGGCGTGAAGAACTTCGGCGGCACGGAGACGTACACCAACATCGCCACCACGTCGTACACCCAGGCAGCGGTCCTCTTCACCACCGGCTCGTCGAGCACCTCGGCGACCGTCTACTGCTGGAAGAACTCCGGTGGCAGCGGGGCGGGTTACTGCGACGACCTCGCGGTGGAGCCGCTCACCTCGGCGACCAACGCGATCACCAACCCCGGCTTCGAGACCGGTGCGCTGACCCCCTGGGCCCAGAGCACCGGTACGGCGTCGGGTGTGGCCGCGTCCAACGCCCGCACCGGCACGTACGCCCTCCAGACGGCGGCCAGTGCGAGCGGGGCCATCCAGACGGTGAGCGGTCTGACCGCCGGCAACACGTATCTGCTCGCGGCGTGGGCCAAGGTGGCCACCGCCGGTGAGGAGGTCGCGGTCGGCGTGAAGAGCTTCGGCGGTACGGAGACGTATCTGCGCACCTCGACGACGTCCTACGCCCAGCAGCCGATCTTCTTCACGACCGGTGCCACCACGACCTCCGCCGGCGTGTACTGCTACAAGAACGCGGGCGCGGCCGCGGGCTACTGCGACGACTACGCGTTGATCAAGCTTCCCTGA
- a CDS encoding MarR family winged helix-turn-helix transcriptional regulator: protein MHGELQELGRAVKQAQYRQHRALDSALSAVGTTLAQWDALRAISRSPGASARELAAATFQTEQAFGTLAGRLTAQGLVERRPGRGRRIEHHLTTAGDHVLAAGHKVADEVLADCFSPLPAAERATLLDLLRRLTTPSDPR from the coding sequence ATGCACGGTGAGCTGCAAGAACTCGGCAGGGCGGTCAAACAGGCCCAGTACCGACAGCACCGGGCGCTGGACAGCGCCCTCTCGGCCGTCGGCACGACACTCGCCCAGTGGGATGCCCTGCGCGCGATCAGCCGCTCCCCCGGGGCGTCCGCCCGTGAACTGGCCGCGGCCACGTTCCAGACCGAGCAGGCCTTCGGGACACTCGCCGGCCGCCTCACGGCCCAGGGTCTCGTGGAGCGCCGGCCCGGACGCGGCCGACGCATCGAGCACCACTTGACGACGGCCGGCGATCACGTCCTGGCGGCCGGCCACAAGGTCGCCGACGAGGTCCTCGCCGACTGCTTCTCCCCCTTGCCTGCTGCCGAGCGCGCGACCCTGCTCGACCTCCTGCGGCGGCTCACTACGCCATCAGACCCTCGCTGA
- a CDS encoding phosphotransferase produces the protein MTAEGGTGDDGTGEGEALVGGMANAGAVVRRGAVVERPAPATAPALHGYLRALREHGFDGAPSPVRLTADGREQLTFIHGDVALPPFPRWAMTGSALRSVGALLRRLHDTSATVAVDPDVDWPRSMADPEGGTMLCHNDVCPENVVFRDGHAVALIDFDLAAPGRAVWDLAMTARYWVPMLDPVSAAALHPADLDIPARLRILADGYGLSPQERAELPGVIEQATASCRAFVAGRVADGDPVYTRALSERGGWRRWDSVQAWLVAHRGVLTAALSA, from the coding sequence ATGACGGCAGAGGGCGGGACGGGAGATGACGGGACGGGAGAGGGCGAGGCCCTGGTCGGGGGCATGGCCAACGCGGGCGCGGTGGTCCGGCGCGGTGCCGTGGTGGAGCGTCCGGCGCCGGCCACCGCACCCGCCCTCCATGGCTATTTGCGCGCACTCAGGGAGCACGGATTCGACGGTGCTCCCAGCCCGGTCCGGCTCACCGCGGACGGTCGCGAGCAGCTGACGTTCATCCACGGCGACGTCGCGCTTCCGCCGTTTCCCCGCTGGGCGATGACCGGGAGCGCGTTGCGATCCGTCGGAGCCCTGCTGCGGCGCCTGCACGACACCAGCGCGACCGTCGCGGTCGACCCGGACGTCGACTGGCCCCGGTCCATGGCCGACCCCGAGGGCGGAACGATGCTGTGCCACAACGACGTGTGCCCGGAGAACGTCGTCTTCCGCGACGGACACGCCGTGGCCCTGATCGATTTCGACCTGGCGGCTCCCGGCCGGGCGGTGTGGGACCTCGCCATGACCGCTCGCTACTGGGTCCCCATGCTGGATCCCGTATCCGCGGCCGCGCTGCACCCCGCCGACCTGGACATCCCCGCGCGTCTGCGGATCCTCGCGGACGGCTACGGCCTGTCCCCGCAGGAGCGGGCTGAACTCCCCGGTGTCATCGAACAGGCCACCGCGTCCTGCCGGGCCTTCGTGGCCGGCCGGGTGGCCGACGGCGACCCGGTCTACACCCGGGCGCTGTCCGAGCGCGGCGGTTGGCGGCGTTGGGACAGCGTCCAGGCGTGGCTGGTGGCGCACCGCGGGGTGCTCACGGCCGCCCTGTCGGCATGA